TGTTAGTGTTCGTTTTAAGTTTTGCACTTGCAAACTTTCAATCGATTTTTGGTTTTTATGCGTTAAAGCAATACGGATATAATGTCGTCACCGTAAGTAATATTTTAGTGATTGTTGGAATTGTCGGTACTATTGTACAAGGGGCACTTGTAGGAAAAATGACGAAAAAATTTGGGGAAAAGAAAGTAATTGTTGGTTCTTTACTCGTTAGCGCAATCGGTTTTTACCTAATGACATTGCCAACACAATATTGGGGAATATTATTAACCGTCAATATTTTCTTTATTGCCAACTCCTTATTACGTCCTGCAGTTAATACGTTAATTTCTAAATTAGCAGGACCAAAACAAGGAATGATTATGGGATTAAACAACTCTTTTATGAGTTTAGGTAACGTAGTTGGTCCGTTATGTGCCGGTTATTTATTTGAGATTCAAGCGAATGCCCCTTATTTCACAGGAGCGATTATTTCTATGCTTGCCTTAATTGCAACGATGATTTGGATGAAAAAACAAGCGGTTTAAAAGAGGGTTTCGAATTCGAAACCTTCTTTTTTTACCTTCATATTTTGAACAAAGCAGTCATATAGTAAAGCATAGAAGGAAGGTGGAAAATATGGACTTGCCACTTTGGATTTATGTCGTGATGTTTGGCATTATTTTTAGTGGATTTATGGTGATTAAAACGGCAAAAGATGAACAAGAAATAGAAGAGAAGTTTATTGAAAAAGAGGGAGAGGCTTTTTTAAATCGGGTTCGAAAAGAACACCAACAAAAAATACACGAGTGGACAGAACAAGAAAGGTCCTAAGCATATCGCTCAGGACCTATTTTTTATTTCTTTGTTTCTTTTGTTTCTTTTGTTTCAAAAAGTTCTTTTAAATCTTCATCTTTTACTTTAATGTTCGCTTCTTTTTCTAATTTCTCTACTTCTTTTTTGTATTTTTCCATTGGGTCATCATATGGTTTTGCACTTTTAAGAAGAAGTTCATTTTTTAAATTGTTTTTCATTTTATCGTACGATAACTCTTCTTTCTTCTCTAATTTAATAATGTGGTAACCAAATTGACTTTTTACTGGAGCCGAAATTTCTCCTTCTTTCATTCCAAATGCTACATCTTCAAATTCCTTCACTAAGGT
The genomic region above belongs to Massilibacterium senegalense and contains:
- a CDS encoding sporulation YhaL family protein, which gives rise to MDLPLWIYVVMFGIIFSGFMVIKTAKDEQEIEEKFIEKEGEAFLNRVRKEHQQKIHEWTEQERS